The Candidatus Margulisiibacteriota bacterium genome contains the following window.
AAAAACAAGCCATTCATTTTACATGATGGCCCCCCTTATCCCAACGGTGACATCCACCTTGGTCACGCGCTAAACAAGATCCTCAAGGATATTGTGGTGAAATTCAAATCGATGCAGGGTTTTCACTCTCCCTATATCCCCGGCTGGGATTGCCATGGCTTACCGATCGAAACCCAATTGATCAAAGAGATCGGGGAAAAACGGAAAGAGATGTCGATCACCGAGTTTCGCGAGAAATGCCGCGACTACGCCTTGAAATACGTTAATCTCCAGCGGGAAGAATTCAAAAAACTCGGTGTTTTTGGCGATTGGAATAATCCTTACCTGACCATCAACCACTCTTACGAGGAAAAAATCGCCGAACTATTCGGCGTTCTGGCGGAAAAAGGGTACGTTTACCGCGGCCTAAAGCCGATCCACTGGTGTCCAAAAGATACAACCGCCCTTGCCGAAGCCGAACTTGAGTATGAGGACGACCGTTCGCCTTCAATTTTCGTTAAATTCGCGGTCGTTGATAACAAATCGATCGTGCTAAACGGCAAATCGCCGCTCGCGAAATTGACCGGCGCGGTCAATTTCGTCATCTGGACCACCACCCCCTGGACCCTGCCGGCTAACGTCGCCATCTGCGCCCACCCGGAATTGGAATATGTTTTCGTTAATGTCGGTGGCGCAGAGGAGAAGGTTTATGTCGTAGCAGAAGGGTTACTGGCCTCATTCCTGGAGAAGCTGGAAATCAAAGAACACAAAATCATTGAACGGACGCACGGCCGGAACCTGGAAGGGATCCTCTGCCGGCATCCCTTCCTCGACCGCCAGGTCCCGGTGGTTCTGGGCGAACTAGTCACCCTGGAGCAAGGGACCGGGTTGGTCCACATCGCCCCCGGCCACGGCGCCGAAGATTATCAAGTCGGTTTGAAATACAAACTCCCGGTCGTCATGCCGGTCGACCCGCACGGCAAGTTCGATAATTCCGTCCCAGACTGGCTGGCCGGCAAATCTTATGATGAAGCCAACAAGATCATCGGCGAGAAAATGAAGGCCGACGGCACCCTCTTGAAACTGGAATTTATCAAGCACTCCTATCCGCACTGCTGGCGCTGTAAGAGCCCGGTTATTTTTAGGGCGACCGAACAATGGTTTATCTCGATCGATCATCGCGAATTAAGGCAAGAGGCGTTAAAGGCGATAGGTCAAACCAAGTGGTTCCCCGACTGGGGAGAGAATCGGATCCGGGGAATGGTCGAAGGACGCCCCGACTGGTGTATTTCCCGCCAGAGAGCCTGGGGGGTCCCAATCCCCGCTTTCTATTGCCAAAAATGCGGGCGGCCGCAAATGACCGGTCTCTTTAACAAGGCGATCCGCGAACTCTTCCGCAACGAAGGGACCAATGGCTGGTTCTCCAAAGAAGCCAAAGATATTCTCCCGGCCGGGACCAAATGCCCGGCTTGTGAGGGCGCCGAATTCACCAAAGAAACCGATATCCTTGACGTCTGGTTCGAGTCCGGCTCGTCGCACGCGGCAGTCCTGGAAACGGTTCCCGGCCTTAGCTGGCCGGCCGATCTTTACCTGGAAGGATCGGACCAGCATCGCGGCTGGTTCCAATCTTCCCTCCTGCTTGGCGTCGGCTATAAAGGACGGGCCCCCTTCAACGCCGTCCTGACCCACGGTTTTACGATCGACGACAAAGGGAAGAAAATGAGCAAGTCGCAAGGAAACGTTATTGACCCGCAAGATGTCAGCAAACGCTACGGCGTCGACGTCCTGCGGCTCTGGGTCGCCTCAACCGACTTTCGTAACGACATGGCCGCCTCCGAGAAGATCCTAAAACAAGTTCAGGATGCCTATCTTAAGATCCGCAACACTTGCCGCTTCCTGATAAGCAATTTAGCCGATTTTGATCCGACTGCTCCGGTCGAATTGCTGGAGATCGATCGCTGGGCTTTATTGAAACTTAACCGGCTGGCAGAAAAAGCAACCAAAGCTTACGAAGAATACGAATTCCATCTGGTCTACCACTCGCTCTACGACTTTTGCGTCAACGACCTTTCCGCCTTTTACCTGGATCTTTCCAAAGACCGGCTCTATTGCGAAGAAAAAAATTCGCGCGAGCGGCGCTCGGCCCAGTTCGCCATGAACCAGATCCTGGCCACGCTGGTTAAACTGATGGCGCCGATTCTCTCTTTTACTGCGGAAAATATCAACCAGTTTATTAATATCAAAGGACACAGCATCTTTCTGTCGGCTATGCCAGAGGTCGATAAGCAATATCTGGACGAAAAGCTGGAAAACAAATGGGCCATTATCCTAGCCGCCAGGGAAAAGGCCTACCGCCAGATCGAAGCGGTCAGGAACGCCAAAGAGATCGGCGCCTCGGTCGACGCCCAAGTCGAATATTTCGCCAAGGGGAATGAGCTGGCCGCTCTGCAGTCGGTCGCCGACTTGTTGCCAATGGTCTTTATCGCTTCAAAGGTCAGCCTGACCGAAGGGGAAGGGGAACCGAAGGTCAGCCACGCGCCGGGAGAAAAATGCGCACGCTGCTGGAACTGGCGCGAAAGCGTGGGAAAGAACGACGCTCATCCGACTATCTGCGACCGCTGCGCCGGAGTCGTCAGCGCACTTTAGCCTCTTTTCATGTTATAATATTGTCGTTTTCAATCATAAAGGGAGGACTTTTGATGACAAAAAAGAAATGCGACGTTAAAGATCTGAACCTGGCGAAAAAAGGGAAGCTCCGGATCGAGTGGGCGGAGCGGGATATGCCGGTCCTCTCCCAGGTCAAAGAGAAATTCCAAAAGAGCCGGATCCTTAAAGGGAAAAAGATGAGCGCCTGCCTCCATGTCACCGCCGAAACCGCCAATCTGGTCCGGGCCTTAAAAGCCGGCGGCGCCGATATCGTCCTTTGCGCCAGCAATCCCCTCTCCACCCAGGACGACGTCGCCGCCTCGCTGGTCGTCGATTACGGCATCCCCGTTTACGCCATCAAGGGAGAAGACAACGCCACTTACTTCAAGCATTTAACCGCCGCGATCGAACATAAACCGGTCATCACCATGGATGACGGTTGCGATCTGGTCACCGCTATTTCCACCAAATACCCGGCGATCGCGGACGGGATCATCGGCAGCATGGAAGAGACCACGACCGGCGTGATCCGCCTCAAAGCGATGGAGCGGGACGGAGCGCTTAAGTTCCCGGTCATCGCCGTGAACGACGCCCAGACAAAAAACCTCTTTGACAACCGCTACGGGACCGGGCAAAGCACCGTCGACGGGATCATTCGGGCGACCGACTTCCTCCTGGCCGGTAAAACGGTCGTCACCGTCGGCTACGGCTGGTGCGGCAAAGGGTTTGCGATGCGCTGTAAAGGGATGGGGGCCAATGTTATCGTCACCGAAGTCAACCCGATCAAAGCGATCGAAGCGGCAATGGACGGCTTCCAGGTCATGCCCATGGCGGAAGCGGCCGCAATCGGCGACCTCTTCTGCACTCTGACCGGCAATATGCACGTTATTCGCCCGGAACATTTCAAGAAGATGAAGAACGGGGCGATCGTCTGTAATTCCGGCCACTTCGACATTGAGCTGGACCTGATAGGCCTAAAGAAACTGGCCAAGAAGGAAAAAAAGAACGTCCGCAATTTCGTCGATGAATATATCCTGCCGAACGGCCACAGCGTTTTCGTCCTGGCCGAGGGGCGGCTGGTCAATCTCGGCGCCGCCGAAGGGCATCCCGCCTCCGTCATGGACATGAGCTTCTCAACCCAGGCCTTAGCGACCGAGTTCGCCATCAAAAACGCCGGCGAGCTGGAAAATAAGGTTTATAACGTTCCCCAGGAGATCGAAAACTGGGTCGCGACCTTAAAGTTAAAGTCGATGGGAATCGGGATCGACAAACTGACCCCGGATCAGGTAAAATATCTTGCCAGTTGGCAAGAGGGGACCTAGTGCAAGACGAAAAGCTCTTTGAAGCGATCGAAAATATCAGGCGCGACAAGCACGATCCCTGGCGGTACATCCTGTTCACTTTTATGAACGGGATCGCCCAAGGGGTCGGCTTCGCCCTTGGTACCACGATCGTTTTAGGCCTCGCAATCTATATGTTAACGATCGTTGTGGCCCAGCTGGTTAACTTCCCGGTCATCGGCCACTATTTTCAGGAAATTGGCGCTTTGATCGACGCTTACACTAAACAACCCCCGGCCCGCGTACGCTAAATATGTCTTTCTACTTATTGACCCTGACGATTATTATCGCCGACCAGGCGCTAAAACAGCTGGTCAACTCGACCATGTCGGTCGGCCAGGTCCTCCCCCTCCTCGGCCGCTTTCTAAGCCTGACCTATGTCCGAAACACCGGCGCCGCCTTCTCTATCCTGACCGGCAGTTCGCCGCTGTTAATCATCATCAGCCTGTTCGCCGCCGGTCTGATGGTCTATTTCCAGCAGCGCCTGACCGCTCGCGACTGGACGCTCAAACTCGGGCTCGCCCTGCTGCTCGGGGGAACGCTCGGCAATCTGTTTGATCGACTGGTTCGCCATTACGTCATCGATTATATTGATTTTAAAGTCTGGCCGGTCTTTAACCTGGCCGACATCATGATCGACCTGGGGGTCGGACTGATCATCCTGGTCTTGTTCAAAAAAAAGGGGGATTAGAAATGCATCCAATATTATTAATGCTTGGCCCGATCTCGCTTTTTTCTTACGGCTTGATGGTCGCCCTCGGCTTCCTGACCGGGATCGGTTTCGCCCTTTATTTCGCCCGCCAGGAAGGGATCAAGACCGAATCGATCATCGATCTCGCGCTGTACGTTATTGTTTCGTCGGTCGTCGGCGCCCGCTTCTTTTACGTTGCCGGCCAATGGAATTTTTACCGGGGGAACCTGCTGGAGATCTTCATGATCTGGCGCGGCGGGCTGGTCTTCCTCGGCGGCTTGATCTTCGGCCTGGGCGCGCTCGTCTATTTTGCCGGCGAAAAAAAGATCGCTCTGCGCCGTTTGCTTGACGTAGTGACCCCGGGCGCCATGCTTGGTTACGCCATCGGCCGGCTCGGCTGTTTTCTCAACGGCTGCTGTTTTGGCTTGCCGACAAAATTGCCGTGGGGCCTGGTTTTCCCAAGCGATTGCCTGGCCGGGTCATATTTTCCCGACCAGCACCTTCATCCCACTCAACTGTATTCCGTCTTGCTGGTCTTGCTCGCCTTTGGTTTTCTGCTCTGGCTCTACCCCAGGAAAAAATTCGACGGCCAGATTTTCTTTTGGGGACTGATCCTTTATTCTCTTTACCGCTTCGCCATAGAATTTCTGCGCTATAGCCCGATCCACTGGCTAAGCCTGACCCCTTCGCAATGGATCGTAATCGCGATCTTCATGATCGGCGTCGGCGGCTTGTTAAAAAAATGGCCGGCGAAATAATCGTCCCGGCCAGCGCTGAAAAAGAGCGGCTCGACCAATTCCTGGCGGGGCATGGAGAGCTGGAACTCTCCCGTTCCCAGCTTAAAGATTTGATCGACCAGGGTTTGGTCAGCCTAAACGGCGCGCCGACCAAAGCCAGCTATAAGCTTAGACCCGGCGACCGGATCACGGTCGAAGTCCCGCCGCCTAAAGAACTGACGACCGGCCCCGAAGCGATACCGCTCGACATTATTTTTGAAGACCAGGACCTGGTCGTGGTCAATAAACCGAAAAACCTGGTTGTCCATCCCGCCCCCGGCAACTACAGCGGAACTTTGGTCAATGCGCTACTTCATCACTGCGGTCAGCTTGCCTCCTTAGGCGCCCCTTTGCGGCCGGGGATCGTCCACCGGCTCGACAAAGACACCTCCGGCGTGATCGTCGTCGCCAAAACCGACCTTGCCTATCGCTCGCTGATCAAGCAAATTAAAGACCGGACGGTCGAAAAGAGTTATCTCGCCCTGGTCCACGGTGTTCCGGCGGCCAAAAAAGGGGTCATCGAGGCCAATATCGGCCGCCATCCGGTCAACCGGCAAAAAATGACCGTTCTCGACCCGACCGGCAGCGCCCGCTCGCGGGAAGCGATCAGCCATTACCGGGTAATCAAAGAGTTGGGGGAGTACGCGTTGCTCGAAGTGAAGATCAAGACCGGACGGACCCACCAGATCAGGGTCCACTTAAGCCACCTTGGGCACCCCATTGTCGGCGATCAGGTTTACGGGCGAAAAAGAGAAGAGCTCGGGGCCAAAGGCCAATTACTACACGCTTATAAATTGAAGTTTGACCATCCGCGAACCGGGGCCAGAGTGGAGTTTGAAGCGCCAATGCCGGCCGAGATGGCCGCGATTATAGAATCGAACCAGCTCCCCTAGAACCCGTTCCCGTTGGCTTGAACAGCCGGAATATAAAGATGGATGGCAGTTCCGGCCCCTTCTTCGCTTTCGACTGTAACCCCGCCTTTATGAGCGGTCACGCCGGCATAAACCAGCGAGAGCCCTAAACCAGTATGGGCTTCTTGCGGTTTCTGGGTAAAAAACAGCTTAAAGATATCGTGGCGGGCGTTTTTATCGATCCCGCACCCGCTGTCTCTGACCGTAAAACGCAAATATTCGCCGGGCTTAAGAACATTGCGCAGATCATCGATCGTTTCCTGGGTTATGTTTTGGCGGTCGATCTCCAGGGTCACGTCCCCTCCCGCCTCAACGCCGTTCTTGTACAGTTCCGCTAAAACCTGGCTGACAACCTTAACGTCCACTTCCATCATTACCGTTGAGGACAACAACCTTTCCGTCTGTTCCGTCATCATAACTTTTTCCTTATCTTCATAGGTCAGCCCCATCATATCTTCAAACACGTCAAAGCTGGCTCCGAGGATCTGACGGAGATCATACTTATAAATCTCAATGTCCCCGGCACGCCATCGAGCCAAAACAATAAACCGATCAAGGAATTCTTTCGCTCTCTTTGTTGCTGTGCCAATTTTTTGAGCCAGCTCCTTGGTCGCCGGCTCATTGGCCAGCCTGCCGATATAAGCCGCCTGACCACCGATTGGTTGCAGCATATTCCGCAAATTTTCGCCGAACCCTCTGGCGATCACCCCCATAATCGCGTTGACCGCCGTTTGGGCCGCCATTCTTCTCACTTGAGTTATATCTTGAAGGACCGTAATGATCAGCGCGACTTCCCCGCTTTGATCGCGCAGCAACTGGTCGCTGGTATTTACATATACTTTTTCCCCTTTTTCGGCGAGGTACATCCGATCGATGACCTTTTCGACTGTCCCGCCGGCCAGCTTGATCTTGAACCTGGCCATCGCCGTTTCACGTTGAGCTTCCGGCAAATGGTCGAAGATCGAGGAGCCGACCGTTTTATTTTCAGTCTTTCCCAATCTGGAGAGCCAAACGTTGTTCGCGTAAACGATCCGACCGTTCCGGTCGATGATGTGGACCATTTCCGGCAGTTTATCGAGGAGTTCGATCATGTGAGCCGGCATTAATCCGGCCAGACGGATCGTTTCGTTATTCCCTCGTTCGGTTTTCCGCGCCTGATCATGCAGAGCCCGGCTCCGCGCGAAACTGGTCGGCTTTAGCGCTTCGGGATTCCGGGGAAATGTCCGTTTGGATAGTCTGCTGATCATATCTACCTGGTTATCGGCGTTAAAAAGAAGGAATTTCAGTCGGCGGACAAAAACTAAGCGGTTAAACCCATTAATTTATAGATTAATTTTGCGGTTGTAAAATCGGAGGCCAGGTCCCCTTTTTGCGGAGAAAGCTCCACGACATCAAAGCCGACGATCTTAGCCTTTGCGCAGATCTTCGCGAGTAAATTTAGCATTTCAGCCCACAACAAGCCTCCCGGTTCCGGAGTTCCGGTCGCGCGAATGACCGCCGGGTCCAAGACATCGACATCGATCGTCAAATAGACATTATCGCTTAGTTGCTCGATGATCTTTTCCGGTTTGATCTTCCCGGCCCAATGGATCTTGTTAAGTTGGCCGGTCGACTTGGCAAAATCCCATTCTTCTTTGGAGAGGCTCCGAACCCCGGCCTGGACCAGCGGAGCGATCTCCAAGAGCCGCCTGGCGGCGCAAGCGTGGCTGTGCTTGCTTCCCCGGTAACTGTCGCGCAGGTCGGCGTGAGCATCCAGCTGTAAAACCGAAAGATCACGATATTTATCGGCACACGCTTTGACCGCGAAGGGGGTCAATGAATGCTCCCCACCCAACACCACCGGCACCTTATCGTCAGCGACCACTTTCTTGACCGCCGCCGTCAACCGGGACAAAGGGACCGCCCGTTCGGTATAGATCAGGCTCTGCTGGTAAGTTTCATAGCCCAAACTTTCGTCGAAAGTCTCAACCTGCTGGGACGCTTGCAGGATCGCGGCCGGGCCATTCTTTGTTCCCCGGCCATAAGAAGTCGTTGCTTCATGCGGACAGGGGATAACCACGAATTTGGAACGGCGGTAATCGTAATATTGCGGTTCGATTTCGAGAAAGGTCGGCGTCACGAAGTCAGTGGATCGCCAGCGCCCGCTCGCGCCGGGGCTGAAGCTCTTCGATCCCCAGAGAGCCCATCATTTCAACGCCATGACTGGTCCGGGCGACTTCGTAGCGGCTCGCTTGAAAAGCTTCGGAAAGATGCTGCGTGGCGTATTCAACGCTGAAATCCTTGCAAGAAAAAATATCGATGAAAGCGTGTCCGCTTTCGGGAAAGGTATGGATCGAAATATGCGATTCGGCGATCAGGACCACGCCGGAAACGCCGGCCGGCTCCCGCTCTCCGCCGGTTGAACGGAAAACGTGCGGCTCCGAAACTTTAATCATGCCGATCTTCTCTGGAAAAGAGTCCAGCATATCGTGAACGAAGGCAACATCCGCCAATTTCTCGTTCGGACAACCAAAACAATCTATGATCAAGTGCGAACCAAACCCGAAGGTCGGTTCAGTAATATTTCTCATTAATGATTAATATTGTAGAGTTTATTAATAATTTGTCAAGAAATAATGGATAAATACCAGCTAAATCAAGCCATTCCAGTTGACCCTCTATTCTATTTATGATATTCTAACTACATTATGGAAAATGATTTTAAAGGAACACAAATCAGCACCGGCAAGGCCGATGCCTCCCTCTCCGAAGTCGAAGAATTGATCCGCCAAACGCTCGAAGAAAGCAAACTCTCCGCTACGGAAAAAAAGGAAAATATCCCGGCCAAGGAAGAATTCAAAGCCACAACTTTTACCGCTCCGGCCAAACCGACAGCGCCAAAGCCGGTTGAGCAGGTATTTGCCGCTCCAGTACTAAAAACAGCCCCTCCGGCCCCGGTCATTAAAGCCCCGGAACCAAAACCGACCACACCGGCCAGCGGCTATGATTCGACCTTTAATGAATATAAAGTCGGCGACATCGTCAAAGGGAAGGTCGTTAAAGTCGACCACTCCGGGGTCCTGGTCGACATCAAGTACAAATCCGATGGCTTAATCCTCCCGAACGAACTCTCCGAACATCCCTTTACCTCGGCCGAAGAGATCGTCAAGGTCGGGGATATTATCGACGTTTTCATTGAAAAACTGGAAGACAAAGAAGGCTATGTCGTTCTTTCCAAGGCCCACGCCGACCACGAACGTAACTGGTATAACGCCATGAACGCCTTCCGCAACAAAACATTGTTGGAAGGGAAGGTCGTTCAAGCGCTCAAAGGCGGGCTGGTCGTCGATTGCGACGGTCTGCGCGGCTTTGTCCCCGCCTCCCAGGTCAGCAAACGGGCGGAAGAAACCTTTGAATCCTTTATCGGCCAGAAGATCCCGCTCAAAGTTATTGAAGTCAATCGCCGGCAGGGAAAGATCGTCCTCTCCCATCGGCTAGCGGCCGGTGACAAGGAAAAAGCCGACCATGACAAGCTGATCAACGAGCTTGAAGTCGGCCAGGTCCGCAAAGGGAAAGTCGTCAGCATCAAGAACTTCGGCGCCTTCGTCGACCTCGGCGGCATCGAAGGGCTGATCCATCTCTCGGAACTCTCCTGGAAAAGGGTGAAGAGCCCGACTGAAGTCGTAAAACTCGGCGACGAGATCGAAGTTTTCGTCCTCGGCGTAGACAAAGCCAGCAAAAAAGTCGCGCTGGGCCTCCGCCAGTTGCAGCCGGATCCGTGGGCCAGCGCCGCCGAACACTTCAAGGCCGGCCAGGTCGTCAAAGTTAAGCTCCTTCGCTTCGCCAAGTTCGGCGTTTTCGTCGAACTCGGCCATGGGCTTGAAGGCTTGATCCACATTTCCGAACTTTCCAAGGAACAAGTCGTCAACCCGGAAGACGCTAAATATCCGGACGGGACCCCGATCAAGCTCGGCGACACCGCCGACGCCAAGATCCTGCGGGTCATTCCCGACGAACAAAAGATCGGCCTTTCGATCAAACAGGTCCACGTCGAACGGGACCGCCAGGCACTCAAGGAAGTCCAACAAACGGCCGCCGTTGAAGAAAAAAAAGTCACCATCGGCGATATGATCGCCGAAAAAGAACGGGCCAGGGCCGAGCGTGAAGGGACTCTTGAAGTGGCCGAGGAAGCGAGCTCTGAAGAAATCCCGACATGAGGTTCGTCGATCATTTAGACCAGACCGCGAAAAAGAACAACAGCCTCCTCTGCGTCGGTCTTGATGTCGACCTGAAAAAGATCCCGGCCAACCTGATCAACTCCGACGATCCTTTCTTCCTCTTCAATAAAAGCATCATTGACGCGACCAAAGACGTAGTTTGCGCCTACAAACCGAACTCCGCTTTTTACGAGATGTACGGCCTGGCGGGGATCAGTTCTCTTTTGAAAACGATCGATTACATCCACGAACTCGGTCTGCCGGTCATCCTGGACGCCAAACGGGGCGACGTCGGCCATTCTTCCGAAGCTTACGCCAAAGCGGCGTATGAGGTTTTCAACGCTGACGCCGTGACCGTCAGTCCTTATATGGGCTATGATTCGGTAAAGCCTTTTCTTGATTACCAGGATAAAGGGGTTTTTGTTCTTTGCTTGACCAGCAATGCCGGCAGCCGGGATTTTGAAACGCAGGGCGAAAAAGAACGGCTCTATATTACCGTCGCTAAACGGGCCAGTGCCTGGGACAAAAATGGGAATTGCGGCTTAGTCGTGGGGGCAACCAAACCCGAAGAGATCAAAGAGATCAGGCAAATCGCCGGTAATATGCCCCTGTTGATCCCCGGAGTCGGCGCCCAAGGAGGCGACTTAGCCGCCGCGGTCAAATTCGGCGTTAACAAACAGGGATTGCGCGCCGTGATCAACTCTTCCCGCGGCATCCTTTACGCCGCCGATCCGCGGACCGAAGCGAAAAAGCTCCGCGACGAGATTAATAAACACCGATGAAAAACAGCTACCAGGGCCTGCAAAAAAACGTTCGCAAACTTAAACTTCCGAAGATCGACACTTGGGAAAACCAATATCCGGAGCGGGAATACGCCATTCAGATCGAGACCGATGAATTTACCTGCGTCTGCCCGAAGACCGGCCTCCCCGACTTCGCTACCATTTTCATCGATTACGCGCCGAACGATGAGTGCCTGGAGCTGAAATCTCTTAAAGAATATTTTTTAGCTTACCGGGAGCTGGGTATTTTTCATGAACATCTCACTAATAAGATCTTAGACGATGTAGTTGCCGCTTGCGCTCCTCGCTGGGCCAAAGTTACGGCGGAGATGAAGGTCCGGGGCGGGATTTTGACAACCGTTACAGCGTGCTATCCGACT
Protein-coding sequences here:
- the pyrF gene encoding orotidine-5'-phosphate decarboxylase gives rise to the protein MRFVDHLDQTAKKNNSLLCVGLDVDLKKIPANLINSDDPFFLFNKSIIDATKDVVCAYKPNSAFYEMYGLAGISSLLKTIDYIHELGLPVILDAKRGDVGHSSEAYAKAAYEVFNADAVTVSPYMGYDSVKPFLDYQDKGVFVLCLTSNAGSRDFETQGEKERLYITVAKRASAWDKNGNCGLVVGATKPEEIKEIRQIAGNMPLLIPGVGAQGGDLAAAVKFGVNKQGLRAVINSSRGILYAADPRTEAKKLRDEINKHR
- the queF gene encoding preQ(1) synthase, encoding MKNSYQGLQKNVRKLKLPKIDTWENQYPEREYAIQIETDEFTCVCPKTGLPDFATIFIDYAPNDECLELKSLKEYFLAYRELGIFHEHLTNKILDDVVAACAPRWAKVTAEMKVRGGILTTVTACYPTSAGELTPKDRL